A window of Equus caballus isolate H_3958 breed thoroughbred chromosome 10, TB-T2T, whole genome shotgun sequence contains these coding sequences:
- the LOC100053055 gene encoding leukocyte immunoglobulin-like receptor subfamily B member 3 isoform X8, with product MEGRARTPVLTALLCLGLCQDLWNQVQAGVTPKPSIWADPGPVVTWGSPVTIWCQGSLQADVYHLYRGRVSKPVYIEAPQDSSNKTSFFIESMSTHTAGLYQCAYHIRRNGWSERSDPLRLVVTGAYSAPSLSAHPGPVVASGGNVSLWCSSEVTSGTFHLLKEGGANSSQQMEPRIHHGRWQALFPVGPVNTSHGGTYRCYGSPSSYPYAWSQPSDPLHLEVTGVYREPSLSAQPGSLVLSGDNLTLQCRSEADFDRFALTRDEGLTPPQHLHEQHSPDFPLGHVSHTHGGQYRCYGGYNLSHVWSAPSAPLDILIAGMYEKPSLSAQPGPSVSWGENVTLRCRSEIWFDTFHLSKEGSPAPPQHLRLQDTAAPFQANFTIGPVTSDHEGTYRCYGSNSTSPHLLSLPSDLLELRVSGDSEDPLSPGESGTRWGLTWYLNVLIGVTVAFVLLLSLLLLFLLTRHQRQDKRRTPGAADPQPKDLRLKISSSPAADTQEQTLYAAVKDTQPEEGVELGHQSLHDEDPQGATYAQVNHSRARLRQGVATSPAPLSEELLNSKHRQAEEDRQMHRQAAASEDPQDVTYAQLNHLILRREMTPPSSQSEEPPAEPSVYAALAIH from the exons ATGGAAGGCAGGGCCAGGACACCTGTCCTCACTGCCCTTCTCTGCCTGG GGCTGTGTCAGGACCTGTGGAACCAGGTACAGGCGG GAGTCACCCCCAAACCCTCCATCTGGGCTGACCCAGGACCCGTGGTCACCTGGGGGAGCCCTGTGACCATCTGGTGTCAGGGGTCACTGCAGGCTGACGTCTACCATCTGTATAGAGGGAGGGTCTCTAAACCCGTGTATATAGAGGCCCCACAGGACTCCAGCAACAAGACCAGTTTCTTCATCGAATCTATGAGCACACACACTGCAGGGCTGTATCAGTGTGCCTATCACATCCGCAGGAACGGCTGGTCAGAGCGCAGTGACCCCCTGCGCCTGGTGGTGACAG gaGCGTACAGCGCACCCTCCCTCTCAGCCCACCCAGGCCCTGTGGTGGCATCAGGAGGGAATGTGTCCCTGTGGTGTAGCTCAGAGGTCACATCTGGCACTTTCCATCTGCTGAAGGAGGGAGGAGCTAACTCATCCCAACAAATGGAGCCGAGGATCCATCATGGCAGGTGGCAGGCCCTCTTTCCTGTGGGCCCCGTGAACACCTCCCATGGGGGGACCTACAGATGCTATGGTTCTCCCAGCTCCTACCCCTATGCGTGGTCACAGCCCAGCGACCCTCTCCACCTCGAGGTCACAG GCGTGTACAGGGAGCCCTCCCTCTCAGCCCAGCCTGGCTCGCTGGTGCTCTCTGGAGACAATCTGACCCTCCAGTGTCGCTCAGAGGCCGACTTTGACAGATTCGCTCTGACCAGGGATGAGGGGCTCACACCCCCTCAGCATCTTCACGAGCAGCACAGCCCTGACTTCCCCCTGGGCCATGTGAGCCACACCCACGGGGGCCAGTACAGATGCTACGGTGGATACAACCTCTCCCACGTGTGGTCGGCCCCCAGCGCACCCCTGGACATCCTGATTGCGG GGATGTACGAGAAACCCTCCCTCTCAGCCCAGCCGGGGCCCTCAGTGTCCTGGGGAGAGAACGTGACCCTGCGGTGTCGCTCTGAGATCTGGTTCGATACCTTCCATCTGTCCAAGGAGGGGTCACCTGCTCCTCCCCAGCACCTTCGTCTGCAGGACACGGCCGCCCCCTTTCAGGCCAACTTCACCATCGGTCCTGTGACCTCAGACCACGAAGGGACCTACAGGTGCTACGGCTCAAACAGCACCTCCCCCCACCTGTTGTCACTGCCCAGTGACCTCCTGGAGCTCCGGGTCTCAG GAGACTCTGAGGATCCACTCTCCCCCGGGGAGTCAGGCACAAGGTGGG GTCTCACATGGTATCTGAACGTTCTGATTGGAGTCACGGTGGCCTTCgtcctgctcctctccctcctcctcctcttcctccttaccCGACACCAGCGTCAGGACAAACGCAGGACACCAG GGGCTGCAGACCCACAGCCCAAGGACTTACGCCTGAAGATCAG ctccagTCCAGCTGCTGACACCCAGGAACAGACCCTCT ATGCTGCCGTGAAGGACACACAGCCTGAGGAAGGCGTGGAGCTGGGCCATCAG AGCCTGCATGATGAAGACCCCCAAGGAGCGACATACGCCCAGGTGAACCACTCAAGAGCAAGACTCAGGCAGGGAGTGGCCACCTCTCCTGCCCCACTGTCAGAGGAACTGTTGAACTCTAAGCACAGACAAGCAGAAGAGGACAGACAGATGCACAGACAG GCTGCTGCATCTGAAGACCCCCAGGACGTGACCTATGCCCAGCTGAACCACTTGATCCTCAGACGGGAGATGACACCCCCTTCCTCCCAGTCAGAGGAGCCCCCAGCAGAGCCCAGCGTGTACGCTGCTCTGGCCATCCATTAG
- the LOC100053055 gene encoding leukocyte immunoglobulin-like receptor subfamily B member 3 isoform X9 → MEGRARTPVLTALLCLGLCQDLWNQVQAGVTPKPSIWADPGPVVTWGSPVTIWCQGSLQADVYHLYRGRVSKPVYIEAPQDSSNKTSFFIESMSTHTAGLYQCAYHIRRNGWSERSDPLRLVVTGAYSAPSLSAHPGPVVASGGNVSLWCSSEVTSGTFHLLKEGGANSSQQMEPRIHHGRWQALFPVGPVNTSHGGTYRCYGSPSSYPYAWSQPSDPLHLEVTGVYREPSLSAQPGSLVLSGDNLTLQCRSEADFDRFALTRDEGLTPPQHLHEQHSPDFPLGHVSHTHGGQYRCYGGYNLSHVWSAPSAPLDILIAGMYEKPSLSAQPGPSVSWGENVTLRCRSEIWFDTFHLSKEGSPAPPQHLRLQDTAAPFQANFTIGPVTSDHEGTYRCYGSNSTSPHLLSLPSDLLELRVSGLTWYLNVLIGVTVAFVLLLSLLLLFLLTRHQRQDKRRTPAQTQADLQFPAGAADPQPKDLRLKISSSPAADTQEQTLSDAAVKDTQPEEGVELGHQQSLHDEDPQGATYAQVNHSRARLRQGVATSPAPLSEELLNSKHRQAEEDRQMHRQAAASEDPQDVTYAQLNHLILRREMTPPSSQSEEPPAEPSVYAALAIH, encoded by the exons ATGGAAGGCAGGGCCAGGACACCTGTCCTCACTGCCCTTCTCTGCCTGG GGCTGTGTCAGGACCTGTGGAACCAGGTACAGGCGG GAGTCACCCCCAAACCCTCCATCTGGGCTGACCCAGGACCCGTGGTCACCTGGGGGAGCCCTGTGACCATCTGGTGTCAGGGGTCACTGCAGGCTGACGTCTACCATCTGTATAGAGGGAGGGTCTCTAAACCCGTGTATATAGAGGCCCCACAGGACTCCAGCAACAAGACCAGTTTCTTCATCGAATCTATGAGCACACACACTGCAGGGCTGTATCAGTGTGCCTATCACATCCGCAGGAACGGCTGGTCAGAGCGCAGTGACCCCCTGCGCCTGGTGGTGACAG gaGCGTACAGCGCACCCTCCCTCTCAGCCCACCCAGGCCCTGTGGTGGCATCAGGAGGGAATGTGTCCCTGTGGTGTAGCTCAGAGGTCACATCTGGCACTTTCCATCTGCTGAAGGAGGGAGGAGCTAACTCATCCCAACAAATGGAGCCGAGGATCCATCATGGCAGGTGGCAGGCCCTCTTTCCTGTGGGCCCCGTGAACACCTCCCATGGGGGGACCTACAGATGCTATGGTTCTCCCAGCTCCTACCCCTATGCGTGGTCACAGCCCAGCGACCCTCTCCACCTCGAGGTCACAG GCGTGTACAGGGAGCCCTCCCTCTCAGCCCAGCCTGGCTCGCTGGTGCTCTCTGGAGACAATCTGACCCTCCAGTGTCGCTCAGAGGCCGACTTTGACAGATTCGCTCTGACCAGGGATGAGGGGCTCACACCCCCTCAGCATCTTCACGAGCAGCACAGCCCTGACTTCCCCCTGGGCCATGTGAGCCACACCCACGGGGGCCAGTACAGATGCTACGGTGGATACAACCTCTCCCACGTGTGGTCGGCCCCCAGCGCACCCCTGGACATCCTGATTGCGG GGATGTACGAGAAACCCTCCCTCTCAGCCCAGCCGGGGCCCTCAGTGTCCTGGGGAGAGAACGTGACCCTGCGGTGTCGCTCTGAGATCTGGTTCGATACCTTCCATCTGTCCAAGGAGGGGTCACCTGCTCCTCCCCAGCACCTTCGTCTGCAGGACACGGCCGCCCCCTTTCAGGCCAACTTCACCATCGGTCCTGTGACCTCAGACCACGAAGGGACCTACAGGTGCTACGGCTCAAACAGCACCTCCCCCCACCTGTTGTCACTGCCCAGTGACCTCCTGGAGCTCCGGGTCTCAG GTCTCACATGGTATCTGAACGTTCTGATTGGAGTCACGGTGGCCTTCgtcctgctcctctccctcctcctcctcttcctccttaccCGACACCAGCGTCAGGACAAACGCAGGACACCAG CCCAGACACAGGCTGATCTCCAATTTCCTGCAGGGGCTGCAGACCCACAGCCCAAGGACTTACGCCTGAAGATCAG ctccagTCCAGCTGCTGACACCCAGGAACAGACCCTCT CAGATGCTGCCGTGAAGGACACACAGCCTGAGGAAGGCGTGGAGCTGGGCCATCAG cAGAGCCTGCATGATGAAGACCCCCAAGGAGCGACATACGCCCAGGTGAACCACTCAAGAGCAAGACTCAGGCAGGGAGTGGCCACCTCTCCTGCCCCACTGTCAGAGGAACTGTTGAACTCTAAGCACAGACAAGCAGAAGAGGACAGACAGATGCACAGACAG GCTGCTGCATCTGAAGACCCCCAGGACGTGACCTATGCCCAGCTGAACCACTTGATCCTCAGACGGGAGATGACACCCCCTTCCTCCCAGTCAGAGGAGCCCCCAGCAGAGCCCAGCGTGTACGCTGCTCTGGCCATCCATTAG
- the LOC100053055 gene encoding leukocyte immunoglobulin-like receptor subfamily B member 3 isoform X1, with protein sequence MEGRARTPVLTALLCLGLCQDLWNQVQAGVTPKPSIWADPGPVVTWGSPVTIWCQGSLQADVYHLYRGRVSKPVYIEAPQDSSNKTSFFIESMSTHTAGLYQCAYHIRRNGWSERSDPLRLVVTGAYSAPSLSAHPGPVVASGGNVSLWCSSEVTSGTFHLLKEGGANSSQQMEPRIHHGRWQALFPVGPVNTSHGGTYRCYGSPSSYPYAWSQPSDPLHLEVTGVYREPSLSAQPGSLVLSGDNLTLQCRSEADFDRFALTRDEGLTPPQHLHEQHSPDFPLGHVSHTHGGQYRCYGGYNLSHVWSAPSAPLDILIAGMYEKPSLSAQPGPSVSWGENVTLRCRSEIWFDTFHLSKEGSPAPPQHLRLQDTAAPFQANFTIGPVTSDHEGTYRCYGSNSTSPHLLSLPSDLLELRVSGDSEDPLSPGESGTRWGLTWYLNVLIGVTVAFVLLLSLLLLFLLTRHQRQDKRRTPAQTQADLQFPAGAADPQPKDLRLKISSSPAADTQEQTLSDAAVKDTQPEEGVELGHQQSLHDEDPQGATYAQVNHSRARLRQGVATSPAPLSEELLNSKHRQAEEDRQMHRQAAASEDPQDVTYAQLNHLILRREMTPPSSQSEEPPAEPSVYAALAIH encoded by the exons ATGGAAGGCAGGGCCAGGACACCTGTCCTCACTGCCCTTCTCTGCCTGG GGCTGTGTCAGGACCTGTGGAACCAGGTACAGGCGG GAGTCACCCCCAAACCCTCCATCTGGGCTGACCCAGGACCCGTGGTCACCTGGGGGAGCCCTGTGACCATCTGGTGTCAGGGGTCACTGCAGGCTGACGTCTACCATCTGTATAGAGGGAGGGTCTCTAAACCCGTGTATATAGAGGCCCCACAGGACTCCAGCAACAAGACCAGTTTCTTCATCGAATCTATGAGCACACACACTGCAGGGCTGTATCAGTGTGCCTATCACATCCGCAGGAACGGCTGGTCAGAGCGCAGTGACCCCCTGCGCCTGGTGGTGACAG gaGCGTACAGCGCACCCTCCCTCTCAGCCCACCCAGGCCCTGTGGTGGCATCAGGAGGGAATGTGTCCCTGTGGTGTAGCTCAGAGGTCACATCTGGCACTTTCCATCTGCTGAAGGAGGGAGGAGCTAACTCATCCCAACAAATGGAGCCGAGGATCCATCATGGCAGGTGGCAGGCCCTCTTTCCTGTGGGCCCCGTGAACACCTCCCATGGGGGGACCTACAGATGCTATGGTTCTCCCAGCTCCTACCCCTATGCGTGGTCACAGCCCAGCGACCCTCTCCACCTCGAGGTCACAG GCGTGTACAGGGAGCCCTCCCTCTCAGCCCAGCCTGGCTCGCTGGTGCTCTCTGGAGACAATCTGACCCTCCAGTGTCGCTCAGAGGCCGACTTTGACAGATTCGCTCTGACCAGGGATGAGGGGCTCACACCCCCTCAGCATCTTCACGAGCAGCACAGCCCTGACTTCCCCCTGGGCCATGTGAGCCACACCCACGGGGGCCAGTACAGATGCTACGGTGGATACAACCTCTCCCACGTGTGGTCGGCCCCCAGCGCACCCCTGGACATCCTGATTGCGG GGATGTACGAGAAACCCTCCCTCTCAGCCCAGCCGGGGCCCTCAGTGTCCTGGGGAGAGAACGTGACCCTGCGGTGTCGCTCTGAGATCTGGTTCGATACCTTCCATCTGTCCAAGGAGGGGTCACCTGCTCCTCCCCAGCACCTTCGTCTGCAGGACACGGCCGCCCCCTTTCAGGCCAACTTCACCATCGGTCCTGTGACCTCAGACCACGAAGGGACCTACAGGTGCTACGGCTCAAACAGCACCTCCCCCCACCTGTTGTCACTGCCCAGTGACCTCCTGGAGCTCCGGGTCTCAG GAGACTCTGAGGATCCACTCTCCCCCGGGGAGTCAGGCACAAGGTGGG GTCTCACATGGTATCTGAACGTTCTGATTGGAGTCACGGTGGCCTTCgtcctgctcctctccctcctcctcctcttcctccttaccCGACACCAGCGTCAGGACAAACGCAGGACACCAG CCCAGACACAGGCTGATCTCCAATTTCCTGCAGGGGCTGCAGACCCACAGCCCAAGGACTTACGCCTGAAGATCAG ctccagTCCAGCTGCTGACACCCAGGAACAGACCCTCT CAGATGCTGCCGTGAAGGACACACAGCCTGAGGAAGGCGTGGAGCTGGGCCATCAG cAGAGCCTGCATGATGAAGACCCCCAAGGAGCGACATACGCCCAGGTGAACCACTCAAGAGCAAGACTCAGGCAGGGAGTGGCCACCTCTCCTGCCCCACTGTCAGAGGAACTGTTGAACTCTAAGCACAGACAAGCAGAAGAGGACAGACAGATGCACAGACAG GCTGCTGCATCTGAAGACCCCCAGGACGTGACCTATGCCCAGCTGAACCACTTGATCCTCAGACGGGAGATGACACCCCCTTCCTCCCAGTCAGAGGAGCCCCCAGCAGAGCCCAGCGTGTACGCTGCTCTGGCCATCCATTAG